One region of Zingiber officinale cultivar Zhangliang chromosome 7B, Zo_v1.1, whole genome shotgun sequence genomic DNA includes:
- the LOC122004116 gene encoding protein NRT1/ PTR FAMILY 4.6-like, whose protein sequence is MAIHGFVDWKGKPINKKRHGGARAASFIFTQTILLNFAFIPILLNLVTYLHGTMNEDIANSSTLVNNLVGASCAFALLGAFISDSYITRFKTILIFGPIELMGYGLLSLQAHLPSLHPPHCNINDQGENCQKVHGWNSFLLYVGLYMLALGDGCVRASSPSLGADQFDGEDPVEVIERTSFFNSYAFGISLGGLIGLILLVWIQNNKGWDIGFGVSALSVLLSVLVVASGFPCYRNQIPDGSPLARTLQVLVAAFRKRNASMPENPEDLNKTPQNGTNEVEVLSHTQGFKQCSDNVIRFIDKAAIVGEHESDIGPWSLSTVTQVEETKIVLRMIPIIISSILGNIPNGLILSFTVQQGTTMDTRLGKIRISPANLFVIPIFFQTVMLLVYDRSIVPFLRRITGYTGGITHLQRVAIGFLFVGFATCAAAVIENRRMKIVEENGLQNMTTGVPMSVFWLMVQYCCLGVVDVTSFVGLLEFFNSEAPRGMKSIGTAIFWCVLGLAAFLGSITVELTNKASRHGTSGRGWIEGNNLNKSHLDYFYWLLCFMQILALLNFIFWARRYTYRQNLHIQEGNLQSQSRVMAAI, encoded by the exons ATGGCTATCCATGGttttgtagattggaaaggaaAGCCTATCAACAAAAAAAGGCATGGTGGTGCACGAGCTGCCTCCTTCATCTTCA CACAAACGATTTTGCTGAACTTTGCCTTCATCCCGATCTTGTTGAACTTGGTGACTTATTTGCATGGAACCATGAACGAGGACATTGCAAACTCTTCAACCCTGGTCAATAACCTTGTTGGCGCAAGCTGTGCCTTCGCTCTCTTGGGAGCCTTCATCTCTGACTCTTACATCACAAGATTTAAGACCATACTCATATTTGGGCCTATTGAATTAATG GGATATGGATTACTATCATTGCAAGCACACCTTCCATCACTCCATCCTCCACATTGCAACATCAATGACCAAGGCGAAAATTGCCAGAAAGTCCATGGCTGGAACTCTTTCCTTCTTTACGTGGGCTTGTACATGCTAGCGTTGGGTGACGGATGTGTCCGTGCTTCATCACCATCACTGGGAGCGGATCAGTTTGATGGTGAAGATCCAGTTGAAGTAATAGAAAGAACTAGCTTCTTCAATTCTTACGCATTTGGGATCTCACTAGGAGGATTAATAGGGCTAATTTTGCTAGTGTGGATTCAGAATAACAAGGGTTGGGATATTGGGTTTGGGGTTAGTGCTCTTTCAGTTCTCTTGTCAGTGCTTGTGGTTGCTAGTGGTTTCCCTTGCTATCGCAATCAGATACCGGATGGAAGTCCCCTAGCCAGGACGTTACAG GTTTTAGTAGCAGCATTCAGAAAGAGAAATGCGTCAATGCCTGAAAACCCAGAAGACCTAAATAAAACTCCTCAAAACGGCACCAATGAAGTGGAAGTGCTTTCTCACACACAAGGATTCAAGCAA TGTTCTGACAATGTTATCCGGTTCATTGACAAAGCTGCTATAGTTGGTGAGCATGAATCTGACATTGGCCCTTGGTCCTTAAGCACTGTAACTCAAGTGGAGGAAACAAAAATTGTCTTGCGAATGATTCCTATCATCATCAGTTCCATCTTGGGTAACATTCCAAATGGCTTAATCCTAAGTTTCACTGTGCAACAAGGCACGACCATGGACACCAGGCTCGGGAAAATTCGAATCTCGCCTGCAAATCTATTTGTAATCCCAATATTCTTTCAGACTGTGATGCTCCTAGTCTATGACCGATCCATAGTGCCATTTCTGAGAAGGATCACAGGTTACACAGGAGGTATCACTCACTTGCAACGCGTTGCTATTGGCTTTTTATTTGTAGGATTTGCAACGTGCGCAGCAGCAGTGATAGAGAACAGAAGGATGAAAATTGTAGAGGAGAACGGGCTTCAAAACATGACGACTGGCGTCCCAATGTCAGTATTCTGGCTCATGGTGCAGTACTGTTGCTTGGGTGTTGTTGATGTTACTTCCTTCGTTGGACTGCTGGAATTCTTCAACAGTGAAGCGCCGAGAGGGATGAAATCAATAGGGACAGCAATCTTTTGGTGCGTGTTGGGCTTAGCTGCTTTCCTGGGATCTATTACAGTTGAATTGACAAATAAAGCAAGTAGACATGGTACCAGTGGAAGAGGATGGATAGAGGGGAACAACTTGAATAAGAGTCACCTTGATTATTTCTACTGGCTGCTCTGCTTTATGCAAATACTCGCACTGTTGAATTTTATCTTCTGGGCTAGGAGGTACACTTATCGACAGAATTTACATATCCAAGAAGGAAATCTTCAATCCCAATCTAGAGTGATGGCAGCGATATAG